A window of uncultured Methanoregula sp. genomic DNA:
GGCATCGGTTGTGGACCGGAAAGAGGAACTCCATGCCATGGAAGTGAAGCTGGAAGAGCACTGTTACCAGCTCATCGCCCTCAACCAGCCCATGGCAAAGGATATGCGGGTGATCGCATGCACGCTCAAGGTGATCGCAGCCTCCATGCGGATCGGGCGGTACGGCAAAGTGATCGCAAATATCGTAAAAGAGATCTCCGACAAGCCCCATATCGCCAACCTGATGAGCATCCCCCATATGGCCGATCTCGTCATCGACATGGTCGACGATGCGGTCAAGGCCTATGAATCCGACAACCTCCGCTTCATTGTAGAATTCTCTGCCCGGGACGATACCATCGATGCCCTCCGGCACTCCATATTCCGCGAAGGGATCACCTACATGATGGAGGATCCCAAGAACATCTCCCGCTGCACCCATTACATCATGGTTGCCCGGTACCTGGAACGCTGTGCGGATCACTCCTGCAAGATAGCCGAGAACGTCCACTATATGCACACCGGGGAGAGAATCGAGATCCACTGAATCTGTTCCGCTCCCTCGGGGTTTTCCTCCGGCACCCGGATGGATCCGGGTATTCTCCCTTTTGATCGGTCAGGCTGGTTGCATCGTATCCTGGTCCAGGGCCGGTTGGCTCTCAACCCTTGTGAGCAATGCAACTATAGTCAAAATTTGAAAAATATAGAGAAAATGAACAAAAATATATAGATTGAATGGGTATAGGAGAGTAACGTGAACTGGTCTCGTTCCGGGTCACAGGATGGAAAGCATGGTTTTTACACCCGCACAAGAAAAACCCGTGCCCTCGCTGCATGCCGGGAAGGATGGGGAATCCGGCGTACTCCCGATGTCCGGGGATGTACTCCTGCAGGACTGCCGGGGGTTCACGTACCGTTCCGTGAGAATCTGCGAACTGGAACGGTTCAGCGTAAAATAACGGGGATTGCATGATCGAACATCCGGGCACAACGAATTATCCCTTTGCCTTGAGACGGAGATCCCGCGAGCCGGTACCATCACCGGAACTACGGTTCATGCACCCGGAGGATCGCCAGGCACTGACTGCCTGGGTTGCTGCAAAAGTTCTCCGGGAAGAAGCACGGGGACAGCAACCTTCTCCGGGTTCCCGTACAGGCAGCGGACAACCCCCGGCGTTTTCATCTCATTCGCATCACGGAATGGATACCGGAATTCTGAAAAATCCCTGAATCTGGGAGGCTCTCTATGTTCACCACCCCGATAAAAAAAGCAGTAACCCAGGCATCGGCCCTGTTCAGGACCGAAACTGCTCCCGGCCTGTACCCCGGGACCGGTCAGCCCGACCCGGCCCACACGTCCGCTTCACCGGGCAGCTTGCTTCAGCCACCGATGACCATCTCCGTCCTGCTGGTGGATGACGAACCCCTGCAGCGGGAGATGGGCAAAACCTCCCTTGAACAAACGCCCGGGATCACGGTAACGACTGCCGGTTCGGCAAAGGAAGCCCTCGACCTGTTCGCCACCGGCCCGTTCGATGCCATTGTCTCCGATTACCAGATGCCGGAAATGGACGGGCTGGCCCTCCTCCGGAAGATACGCCTCATCTCGCGCGTCCAGCCGTTCATCCTGTTCACCGGTAAGGGGCGGGAGGATGTAGTGATCGAAGCCCTCAACGGCGGTGCGGATTATTACGTGCAGAAAGGAGGCGATCCCCGGGCGCAGTATGCCGAACTCATCCACAAGATCCGCCGCTCCGTGCGGCAACGGCGCTCAGAAGCAGCCCTCCTGAGAAAGCACGAGATCCTCCGTGCCCTTCTTGCCTGCTCCCCGAATGGCATAGCCTTTGTCCGGAACTGCACGATCCAGTGGGTGAACGAGTCCATGGGATCGATGCTCGGGTATACGTGTGAAGAGATGAAAGGCATGCACCTGGCAAAACTCTATGAGAACGAGACGGTGTACACCCGGGTTGGCAGCCAGATCCAGCAGAACCTGAAAAGAACGGGAAAATCGAGAGTGATAACCCGGTTCCGGCACAAGGACGGCCTCTCCCTTGATACCGAGATCCATATAGCCCCGCTGGATCAGGGACATCTCCATTATGGCCACATGATCACGATGACGGACATATCGGAGAAAGTTGCAATAGCCCGCAGCCAGAAAACACCTTCTCCCCTGCCCCACCTGGAACTTTCGCCCGTGATCGAGCTTGACCGCAATGGCAGGATCATCTACTACAACGAGGCTGCAATCGAGGCCATGATCCGGTACGGGAGCCGGGGCACGCTCGAAGAATTTTTCCCGCCGGATATGACGGAGTTGATCCCCCTGCTGGATGATCCCAATGCCGGATCCATCTTCCGGGATGTCAGGATAGGCCCGGCACTGTTCCGGGTGCACATCACGATCAGCTCCCGGTTCCAGGTGATCCGGCTCTCCGCACTGGACATTTCAGGCCAACCGGGAGACAGCGGACTGTGAAGGCAACAACCCTTCTTCACAGCCTGAATTTTCGTGTCCGCAACCGTTTTATTCTCCCCGGCGCACATACGTTGTCCCTGACATCCATGCTCTCAAAAAGACTCTTCTCCTCCCTCTGTCCGACCCTGGGCATCCTTTTACCCTGATGCTCGTCCTCATGCTCCTTTTCGAGCTGGTGAAACACTATGCCAACCCGTCCCTGACCCTCTGGGAATCCCACACCATCACGATCCTTTTTACAAGCATTCTTGCCGTCATCCTTCTCTATTATCCCCTCAGGACGGCTCTCTATGAACAGCAGCATGCAAAGGACGCCCTCCGGCACCAGCGCGAAGCGGAAGAGAACCTGCACCGGTCCGAGATGCAGTACCGCTCGTTTTTCGAATCCGTTGAGGATTCGCTGTACACGGTCGACGTGAAGCTCAACTATCTCATCATAAACACCCGGCACCTCGTACGCCGGGGGCTCTCACCTGGTATGTATGCGGGTAAAAATTACGGGGATTTCCATTCCGCAAGTGAAACCCGGGGGATTTTCTGCCCTCATCGGATCAGGTTGTGCAGACCCGGGCCTGCGTGCAGGACGAGTACGAGCAGAACGGGCGATTATTTCCTGTTTTTAAAAAGAGAACTGGAGATGGATATTTTGGCAGACCCGCGATCCGATCCCTTGCCCGTGGCCGATTCCCGGAACCCTGGTTACGCAGAGGGCCGGACAATGATGACTTTATTGGCTACCGGTAATTCAGCCTGCGCCTCGATCGAGCCCTTGGGTGCTTTCGTTGTGCTGCTCTTGACAAGAACCCCGTCCTTATAGAACTCTACCGTGAGCGGATTGCCGGAATTGTCCAGTTTCTCGACTGATGCAAGGAGCATGCCCTCGGTCACCGGTATCTGGTACAGTCCCTGTCCTGTTCCGGTGACTTCCTTGAGTCCTCCCGCCGTCCCGACCGATCCGGTGAATTTTCCCTCATAGGTGATGCGGATCCAGACTCCTGTCTGGGGGATGAGAACCTGGGGTTCGGCAGTTGGTGTAACTGCAGTGGTCGCCGGTATGGTTCCAGCGGGTGTTGCAGTAGTAACGGGGATGGTAGTCTCCACGGGTTCCGGTGTTGGAACGGTTGTCACAACCGTCGTGCTGACCGGGGTGGGAACCGTTGTGGGCACTACGGCTGCCGGTTTTCCCCACAGCGAGGGCGCAAGGACATAGGACCCGAGAACAACTGCAATGATGAGGATGAGGATTCCGGCACCCAGGGCAAGAGTCCGGTTCTTTTGCGGTTTATCAGCGGAGCGGCCATGCTTCTGGGCCGGCTTGAGCGGGCGGTATACGTTCTCCGACTGCCCGGTCTTCTCCTTCTCTTTTCCGGGGTCAGCAGGGAGTTCTCCCGGCACCCAGGGCGGCATGAGCCCGGCAGGCACAACACCCTTCTCCTGCTGGGCCTCCATGCTCATCTCCTTGAGTTTTTTTGCCCAGTCGTCCCGTTCAGCGATCCTCTTTGTCCGCTGGACCGGAATGAAGGTCATCCCGATCGTGTTCCGCGTCCCGTCCGGTGCTGCGATCGAGAGGGAGAGGACCGGCACCTTCTCGGAGTTCTCTCCTATGGTAACCGTCTCGATCGAAGCGAGCGGGATGTCCTGCGGCAGGATCTGGGGATGGCTGAAATCGAGGAGCATCAGGCGATGGCTGGTGAGGATCGCTTCGGCAGCGATAGTATTGATGACAATGTTGTGCGTTGACAAGAGGATGGTTTCATTACTGCTCAGGTAGGGACTGCCCATGATACCACATTCCTAGTTTTATCTTGCGCTCTTTAGGGCAATATGCTTTTATGGCGCCTGGATGGTTATGCAGAAGAAGAAGAAGAAGAAGAAGAAGAGTGCCGGAACCCCGCAGGGTCCGGGAACGCGGGAGACCGCTTCACATCTTGAGCCGCTGGAGGAAGTAGACCCCGATACAGATAGCAGCAATCGAGGCTGCCATGAAGAGCATGTCAATCGAACCGGAAAATTTCATGGCAAGCACCCGCTGGAAGAAGGAGACGATGAGCACCATGATGATGACCTTGATTATCTTGTTCTTGAGGTCATCGAGGTTGGTGATCTCAAGGAGCGTGTGGTACGACTCCGAGCTCCTTGCAATATCGATCTTGGATATGGAGAGTTCGTAAATCCCGAAACTGAAGATGAGGAGGACCATGCCAATCAGGTACAGATCGACCCCGCCGATGATTGCACTGAGTACATCCACGTAATCGATCTCAAGGGGTGAGGCCGATACCGCATGAAAGAGGCTTGTGATGATCTCGATCGATCCCGTGATGAAAAGGACGATCGCGCTCAGGGTGCCAAAGACCACGGCCAAAAGGACGATCAGCCGGGAGTTCCAGAGGACGGACTCAAAGAGCCGCTCGAATGTCGATTGTTCATCGACAGACTTGAGTTTTTCATTCTGGTGTGGGGAATCCATTGAGTACAAGAGGGCG
This region includes:
- the phoU gene encoding phosphate signaling complex protein PhoU — encoded protein: MAEKFHTELKQLKSETVKMALFGHDMLRTAVDALIRQDKELAASVVDRKEELHAMEVKLEEHCYQLIALNQPMAKDMRVIACTLKVIAASMRIGRYGKVIANIVKEISDKPHIANLMSIPHMADLVIDMVDDAVKAYESDNLRFIVEFSARDDTIDALRHSIFREGITYMMEDPKNISRCTHYIMVARYLERCADHSCKIAENVHYMHTGERIEIH
- a CDS encoding response regulator, with protein sequence MFTTPIKKAVTQASALFRTETAPGLYPGTGQPDPAHTSASPGSLLQPPMTISVLLVDDEPLQREMGKTSLEQTPGITVTTAGSAKEALDLFATGPFDAIVSDYQMPEMDGLALLRKIRLISRVQPFILFTGKGREDVVIEALNGGADYYVQKGGDPRAQYAELIHKIRRSVRQRRSEAALLRKHEILRALLACSPNGIAFVRNCTIQWVNESMGSMLGYTCEEMKGMHLAKLYENETVYTRVGSQIQQNLKRTGKSRVITRFRHKDGLSLDTEIHIAPLDQGHLHYGHMITMTDISEKVAIARSQKTPSPLPHLELSPVIELDRNGRIIYYNEAAIEAMIRYGSRGTLEEFFPPDMTELIPLLDDPNAGSIFRDVRIGPALFRVHITISSRFQVIRLSALDISGQPGDSGL
- a CDS encoding YqhA family protein, translated to MDSPHQNEKLKSVDEQSTFERLFESVLWNSRLIVLLAVVFGTLSAIVLFITGSIEIITSLFHAVSASPLEIDYVDVLSAIIGGVDLYLIGMVLLIFSFGIYELSISKIDIARSSESYHTLLEITNLDDLKNKIIKVIIMVLIVSFFQRVLAMKFSGSIDMLFMAASIAAICIGVYFLQRLKM